The sequence below is a genomic window from Salinispira pacifica.
GGTTAATTGCTGTCTTCAAAATCAGAGCAATTCCACAAATTAAAATGCTTTGTGTTTACAGGAACTCGCCACAGCCTTTGCATGATAAAGCAGTTGGTTCATTTGTTGTCTGACATTTCTTGCAATATTTAGGATTGCCTCCAGAGGCAGTATTCTTATGAGCATTAGGATACATCTTCTGATCTCCATAAAAATGTTCCTTTGGGCTGGAAGTGTAACTTTTGCTTTTGCTCGGTGAAGTTTTTGCTTTTCCCAATACAGCAAGTACAAAAATCGCTATCAGAGGGCTAATGAAGAAGGAGATGAATACCCATCCACCTACACTACGATTCCTTTCTCCAGCAACTTTGGCTACAAGAACTGTAAAAATTATCCATACTATTACGCCAAAAATAATCATGAAAGCGACCTCTCAATGAATTTAGTATAAATTATCATTTATGCTTATAAGTTGATAATTATTTCTAAGTCAATTTAACTGGTAACGTGCATTATGTACATTCAATAAAATAATTTCTCCATCTGGAAAATATTTTGCATAAAAACATAAAGAGTTGGAAAGAACCTATTAACAATGTAGAAGCAGCGTGAATAGATAGAAAGAATTCTGCCCTGCCCAAGAAATCAAGCTCTGAACACTTCAACAGTGGATGGATTAAATCAAAATCCTTGATCAGAAGGAATCCTCTATTCACAGTTTGGTACGTGTTTCAATTTCGAGCTCCGAATCTCGTCCCGTATTTTATTCCATTGGAGTGGGGATTTAGGCACTGCTTCCCCGAAATCCCCAGAGTGGAATATCAGACGTATTTTACGCATCAGCTTACGATTTTCAGTAGAAACAGGTTTTCGATAATTTTTCTTACTCGTAAAAGTCAATCTTTTATTGATCAGACGTCTTTGCCGCGCCAGGAGAGTCTCTGGTTTTACAATTGAAAGATGAGTAATTGCTCTAATTTATGGGGCTCTAATCAAAGGGAGGCAGATGCGATCAGAGTGATGTGAAGAAATTTGAATAGGTGGTTTTTTGATGTCTACAAAACCGGAGAATTCCAATCCGGTAAAGCCGGGGCGGTTTACTCCTGCTCTTTAAGACGGATCAGCCAACTTTAAATCCATCTCACTCATCACATACTGAATGGAAATTCGTTCCTGCTCCAGTCTGTTTGGATTACCTTTCAGTGAATTCTCATGAAGATTCGTAAACAGTCGAACCTCATCACTATTCAGGTGCTCAGGAAGCGGAATGGCGGGGGTTGAATCTATGGTAGCGAAGCTGAAAAAATCTTGAAAGGTACTTACAGACATACATACCGATATGATATCCGGTCGCACGGCTCGCAGCCGGGAGAGAATATCCAGGCCATGGGCATCGCAGTCACCGAAATACAGAATTGTTTTACTACTTATCCAATCCTGTTTTACCAGATCGACTGCGGCATATCCCATACCATCGATGGCCAATACTCCATTCCGTGGTTCGAGACAGAGAAAGCTGAGATGATTTTCTATGATGATGATGTTCTGTATGTGTTTGAGGAGATTGTCCTTCATTTCGTGAAGAAATATTTCGAAGTCGAGAATGCCTTGCAATGGCGAATCATCGGGGTGTAAGAAACGGAATCTGAACCTTCGTCTCTCCCGGGCAAATCCGTATCGCCTCGGAAAATCTTTGAAATGCTTCCGCTGTTCAAGCCATTCAGGATCCATTCCGATTCTGAACCATGCGGCCAATACCCGTTTGTGCTTTTCTATCAGTTTGGTATGGACCCCATGAAGGTGCAACTCTCTTAAAAACGGGGTCTGATCAGGATGATTAACCCGCCAGCGGTATACACAGAGCAATGCATCCAGATCAGGTGCTATTTCAAGAAGTACAGGATAGTTTTCGCCGTCCCATCGCAAAAGCTCCGGAGCTTCCCTGTCTATTTGCTCCAAAATTGACCTAACCCGGGAATATTCTGTACTGCGGCCAAGAATATCAGCATGTGTTCCAGCATCAGAGATGAGAACAGATTCCGGTATCCGCTGTCTCCCGTAAGCTCTGCTGCCCTCCTCCCGGTAGTTGAGAGAGAGGGAGAATCTCCCGCAATCTTCCTCAATTTCGTGTTTCCACCGGAGAAACTCATCCATGCGTCTGGCAATCTGAGATAAGGGGAAAGGCCGCTTGAGGACGATCTGAAGTGGGTAAACCGAGTCAGAATACATATCCTGAAAAGCTGAGCCAGATTCATAACTTCTGGCGATAGCCCTGAATAGTTCCTGGTTCATACGGTTTTACCGGCTTCAACAGTGTTGCGTTTTTCAATGAAGGTTTCAATATCAGTGGTGTAGAGCATGGAATGGCTTGACTCATTCTTATGGGTCAAGCCTACTGTAGATACATACTGTTCGATTATCGGGATATCCTTGTTGGGCGTGACAAGAAGCAATTGAAGATTAAACAGTTTAAATAGCTCCATACCGTAATGAGTGGAGTCCGAACTTGCCTTATGGAATGCCTCGTCTATCATTACAAAGCGGAAGCTGTCGCTTCGGGTCTCTCCCAGTTTCAAACCAAATTGATATGCCAGTGACGCTGCCAGAATGGTGTAGGCAAGTTTTTCCTTTTCACCGCCCGACTTCCGGTTACTGTCGGAATAGCGTGCTACCTCCAGGTCGTCCTTACGTTGTTTTTCAGAAATCTGAAAGACCATCCAATTACGTACATCACAGACCTTACTTGTCCAGCGACTCTCATTCCTGAAGCGTTCAATAAGCTTCTTCACCTGAACAAAACGGGCTTCAGAAAATACATCATCTTCCCCGGAACCTGAGGAGTCTTCGGTGCAGGATCGCAGTTCGGATTTAAACTCTCGAATGACCATATCGGGATTATTCCTGGCAATAAGTTCCAGATAGCGTCCATCTGAGAAGTTGATCTCTTTCATACTCCAATTGACGTCCCGAATGCCTTTTTCCATCTGCTCACGGACAAACTCCAGGTGTTGGCGGAATTGTACGATACTCTGTACTGTTTCTTGATTGAGCATTCGCTTGAAGCGGGTCTTAAACTGGGGAAGATCATCCTGAATAAGGTGTTCATAATACAGACGATATTCATCCAGACTGTTTATGGTATTTCCAAACTCCCTCATATCTGCGGGGTAGAGTTTGCCGCCCAGGTTGCTCATTGATCCCACAAGCTTTTGTTCAATTTCCCGTACCTTCTCAGCAGATTTTTTCATCCTGAGTTTGTTCCAGGCAAAGAGTTCATCGATATGCTTGTGGATCTCATTCTCCGTCCGTACCGCGGGGAGTATTCCAGCCTCCTGTTGCAGCAGCTTACCTCCTGCCAATATCTCGCTCTTATAGCTTTGAAGGGGGGAGAGTTCAGACCCAAGATCCTCCAGGAGTGCATTGGTTTCATTCAATCGGTCAGTAAGCCCTCCGATTCGCCGGTTTGTTTCGGCGATATTATTGGTACATTGTTCGAGTGCTTTTTCGAGATGGTCCCGGGTCAGCTCCAGATCCTTTAAAATATCATTTGAGTTTTCCAGCTTATGGCGTTCGTCAATCTTATCCTGATACAGTGCTGTTAAAGGTTTAATATCAAGATTTTTAAAACTGTCGAGAAACAGCAGGTTATTGCAGACCTTCTGCATATCACTGAGGTTACGGTCATCAAACTTACATCGCTCCAGATGTTCTTCATTCTCCTGAATCTGTCCGGAGAGTTCGTCTATCCGCATTTCAAGCGTGCGAATCTTTTCACGGGTATCCCAGCCGAGAATGTAGCGGCTACGATCATCAATTCTAAAACGATCATCCTTGCGAAGTTGTCTGCCTCCCCGTTTTATTAATCCCTGGGGGGTGATGGCGTAGTCTGCGTAATGAAATTCCTGAATTGTTGAGCAGGTAGAGTAATTCATCCGCCTGAGGATTTCCTGTTGAATCCACGGCATATATGGATTGCCCGGATAGAATTCAAGCTTGTTGTAGACCGATTGCCGCTCCATGCCACGGGTTTTTAACTAGATTTCCTCATCCAGATCCACCGGCTCCGCCACCAGAAGGCTTCGCAAATGATTATTGTTGATCCACTTTTCGATTTCCTCCTTCCGGGACAATGGAAATAAAAGGGTTCTGGCAAATGAATTAAGGTGACGTTCTATTGCACCTTCCCACAACCGCTGGTCTTCTTTTACTGCAACAAGCTCGGCAATAAACGGGAGCTCCTCAACGGCGATATCCAGCTCTTCACACATTTTTTGCCGTATTCCAAGTGTCTTGAGGTCGATATTATTCTTCCGGCCGCGGAGGCTCAGCGTTTCCTGCTCAATATCGGAACGTTCGTCCTTCAGTGCCTTGATAGAGGATGAAAGCTCGATAATACGTTCCTGTAAATCCTTCTTTCGCTCCTCAATTGAATCAGCTTTTTCCCGGATGTCCTGCTTGTTTTGTTCGAAGTCAACCTCGGCTTCGGGAAACGGCAGGGCAAGTTGCCGGATCAAACGACGGTACGTATCAGCATGGTGTCTGACAGCCTCAAGACGAGTTGAAATATCGTCAATTTCGATCTTCAATTCATTCAGTCGCTGCCCACCGTTCTGCGCAATTGCGCCACGGGTGCTTTCAAGATCCGTGTTAACATCCCTCAGCTTACCGGTCAGTCGTGTGAGCACCTGTTCTTTGGAAGCAAGTTCAACACTGAGACGACCCTGCTCATCCGAAGCAAAATCATAACGGAGAAACTTTCCGAAGGGTGAGATCAGTTCTTCATTTTTTGCATAGCGTTGATAATCTTCGTTATGCCCTTCCCATTTTCGGACATCCTCAAATAGTCGGTCCATATCTTCCCGCTGTCTCTCCAGCTCTTCCAATCTGTCATGAACGTTCGAGAGGTTATCAAAATGAGAAATCAGCGTATCAAGCTGCTCAGCGGGATCATTCGGCTCAAGCATAAGCTGACGAATAAAGTCAGTGTAATTGTCTACCTGTTTCATACTGATTGTTTTATGAAACAATTCAAGGGGCTGATCACTTTTCATGGCAAACAGGCGCTGAAAGGATTTGGCATATGCGCTGAACGACGGATGCAGTTCAGTTCCGGGAAGGGTTTGGATATATTTGCGAATATCGGCAAGCTTTGTTGGTATTTGTGCAAAATGTTCCTCTATGCGCAGCGGATGACGGGAAATAACATAAAGTCGTTCAATCTGTGAGGATCGATCACGGGCATACATAATCTGGCAGAGGGTTACTGTTTGATCGGTGCCTTCATTATAAAAACGCGCGAGAAGAATACTCAGATGTTTTGCATCCGGGCGGAGAGAAACATCCCTCACCGACGTTTCATCTTCAGAATACACTGTGTTATATGTACCGTAAAAATAGTCGCGGATTTTCCGCTCCACCTTGGACCCTCCGGATGCCTGGTTGTAGCGCACCCGGTGAGCGGGGTACAGAAGGGTTGTGATGCCGTCAATGAAGGTTGATTTACCTGATCCGTTGGGGCCGGTAATCAGACCGCTTTTACCTTTCAGGGGCAGGGTAACGACATGATTATGGAAGGTTCCCCAGTTATACATCTGCATATAGTCCAGGCGAAAACCCGCACTGCTGTCATCATTGTAAAACTCGAACATATCGCTCATTCGGATGGTGCTCCCTCGCTGTCGCCATACCGTTTATTGGCATATTCTGCATATATTTCAAGCTGCTCGGCCATGGAGCTCACCAAAGCAGCATCCACATAGGCTTTGATTACGCGACTGATTTCGACCCTCTCCTTATCCCCTGGAATGGGAGAGATAAAACCCATATCCTTTACTTTTTTCAGATCAGCACTAAACTCATCCTTCATGCGGGCTTTATTCGTACCGTCCTTGTTGGCAAGGCGGATACGGTCAAAAATCACTTCAGTACTTACCACACAGCGATGTGATCCATCAGATGCATCGTATTCATCCAGCATTTTCCGCAGCATAACCAGCAGATAGCTTACCCGGTACGGCAACTGGGTACGCATCGTAAGCCGGGGTCCCTCACCGCCTTCTTCAATATCCATCCCGCGTAGATGGGCAAACCCCTCAACTTCATCGACGATGAGTTTGAGACGAAGAAGCTCCAGATGATTGCTCACCGCTTTCAGCCGTTTCTTCAGGATAGCCCACAGACGCTGCTGCTTCTGGTCACCATGCCTCAATATCCAGGTTCCCTTCAGCAGAGTTATAAGGACATCAGACAGTTCACTATTTGTTTCGTCCATTATGCTCAAGGTGCTGTCTCCTCGTCTTCAGGCTTATAAAAAATAATATTCGGGACTGACCGGGCAACCCGCCGATTCCCCGCCTGGTCATACCAGCTTATATCGACCCCGTCTTCAGTTAGAATAATTCCCTGAAACTGCGAATCGACAAGAGCAAAATACCCGACTATTTCTTCCAACCCAGCAACGGGATATGCTTCCACCAGTCTCTGCAAACTTGTCTGTGACTCCTTGCTGAGCTGGATAGCGATGTGTCGTGTAAGTAATTCAAGATTCATCTGTGTTTCAGGAATAATATCCACCAGATCGGGTAAATCCACTGCGGTATCGGTCACACCTTCAACCTTTAACTCCGCAGCCGGGGAAAAAAGCGGCCGATCGAAGGGCACAGAAATATCGAGTTTGCGATGCTCGAGCTCCAGTACAAACTCCCGGGGGGGATGCTTCGCAAGTGTAATCGCCAGTCGTTCAATATCATTGAGAAGCTGATGCATTCTCCTCGATTCCCGTGTTGACTGTTCCTCAAGAAAGCGTCTCAGTGACTGAGCCACATAGGAAAGGGTCTTCTGGGCAGTTTCATTGGCTTCAAGAAGTTCAAAATAAAAGTTATCAAGAATCGAAGTGTCGAGTTTCTGAACGGCAGCTAAGGAATGAATTTTACCAATATGTTCCTGGAGACTGGCATTCTGATTCGCATTCATCAGAAGACGGCCAAATGCATGAAACGACTGGCCTTGAGGTGAATTGTCTATACTTCCACGGAACTGGAGAATATCGCGGATAATTTCTGCCCGATTTTCACCGGCCTGGGCAACCTGTTCACGGATGCTCTTATTCAGTTCCTCGAACTCCCGGGTCACACTGCGGATATCGGTTACCAATGAGTTTGCGATGCTGGATATATGCCGATAAGTATCCTGGACAGTCCGATCATCCATCATTTTCATACGGTTCTCTCCAATATCATTCATCTGATTCTGGAGAGCTTTTATCTGTGTGCGAAGCGCTTTTCGCCTGAGTGTCGGATCCTCTTCGCTTTGGGTAACAAGGTTTTCAAGTTCCCGCAAGAGGGTGGCCAGCTTTGTATCGGTAGCCGTATAGCTGGGATTCAGCTGGGCCTGCAGAAATTGGAGGGCAGAATCGATTCCTGCGGTCATCCGGTAGTGTGGCTCATCTTTCCCCCGAGGATAAAAACTGTCCAGCCACCCCCTATCCCCGCTGCTCCATTGTGTGAGATATTTTTCCGGGGTCTGGAAACTCTCCTCAGGATAATCACGTTCCAAAAGTCCTAAATAAGACTCAAGTTCATATAGATAATCTGTACGCGATACAGGATTTCGGGAGTATTTATCGATGATCCGCTGAAAAAAACCTAGAATTAATGGTGCGGTAGTTGCAGCAAGAAGTTTCCAGGCTGCATTGTTCTTGTGATAATAGCGTAGATCATCATATGTCATAGATAATTCAAGTATTACATGCTTTAGATAAACATGAAAGATAGATCTGATTATGTGGATATGGTTTTTATGTACCGAACCGAAAATTCACGATGCAACTACTTGCGGTATCTTCTCAAGCTCACCGGCAATCTTTTTCCGCTCCCGCCTCAGATCGTATTCATCCTGAATCCA
It includes:
- a CDS encoding DUF3322 domain-containing protein, with the protein product MNQELFRAIARSYESGSAFQDMYSDSVYPLQIVLKRPFPLSQIARRMDEFLRWKHEIEEDCGRFSLSLNYREEGSRAYGRQRIPESVLISDAGTHADILGRSTEYSRVRSILEQIDREAPELLRWDGENYPVLLEIAPDLDALLCVYRWRVNHPDQTPFLRELHLHGVHTKLIEKHKRVLAAWFRIGMDPEWLEQRKHFKDFPRRYGFARERRRFRFRFLHPDDSPLQGILDFEIFLHEMKDNLLKHIQNIIIIENHLSFLCLEPRNGVLAIDGMGYAAVDLVKQDWISSKTILYFGDCDAHGLDILSRLRAVRPDIISVCMSVSTFQDFFSFATIDSTPAIPLPEHLNSDEVRLFTNLHENSLKGNPNRLEQERISIQYVMSEMDLKLADPS
- a CDS encoding SbcC/MukB-like Walker B domain-containing protein; amino-acid sequence: MNYSTCSTIQEFHYADYAITPQGLIKRGGRQLRKDDRFRIDDRSRYILGWDTREKIRTLEMRIDELSGQIQENEEHLERCKFDDRNLSDMQKVCNNLLFLDSFKNLDIKPLTALYQDKIDERHKLENSNDILKDLELTRDHLEKALEQCTNNIAETNRRIGGLTDRLNETNALLEDLGSELSPLQSYKSEILAGGKLLQQEAGILPAVRTENEIHKHIDELFAWNKLRMKKSAEKVREIEQKLVGSMSNLGGKLYPADMREFGNTINSLDEYRLYYEHLIQDDLPQFKTRFKRMLNQETVQSIVQFRQHLEFVREQMEKGIRDVNWSMKEINFSDGRYLELIARNNPDMVIREFKSELRSCTEDSSGSGEDDVFSEARFVQVKKLIERFRNESRWTSKVCDVRNWMVFQISEKQRKDDLEVARYSDSNRKSGGEKEKLAYTILAASLAYQFGLKLGETRSDSFRFVMIDEAFHKASSDSTHYGMELFKLFNLQLLLVTPNKDIPIIEQYVSTVGLTHKNESSHSMLYTTDIETFIEKRNTVEAGKTV
- a CDS encoding ATP-binding protein, with amino-acid sequence MSDMFEFYNDDSSAGFRLDYMQMYNWGTFHNHVVTLPLKGKSGLITGPNGSGKSTFIDGITTLLYPAHRVRYNQASGGSKVERKIRDYFYGTYNTVYSEDETSVRDVSLRPDAKHLSILLARFYNEGTDQTVTLCQIMYARDRSSQIERLYVISRHPLRIEEHFAQIPTKLADIRKYIQTLPGTELHPSFSAYAKSFQRLFAMKSDQPLELFHKTISMKQVDNYTDFIRQLMLEPNDPAEQLDTLISHFDNLSNVHDRLEELERQREDMDRLFEDVRKWEGHNEDYQRYAKNEELISPFGKFLRYDFASDEQGRLSVELASKEQVLTRLTGKLRDVNTDLESTRGAIAQNGGQRLNELKIEIDDISTRLEAVRHHADTYRRLIRQLALPFPEAEVDFEQNKQDIREKADSIEERKKDLQERIIELSSSIKALKDERSDIEQETLSLRGRKNNIDLKTLGIRQKMCEELDIAVEELPFIAELVAVKEDQRLWEGAIERHLNSFARTLLFPLSRKEEIEKWINNNHLRSLLVAEPVDLDEEI
- a CDS encoding DUF4194 domain-containing protein produces the protein MDETNSELSDVLITLLKGTWILRHGDQKQQRLWAILKKRLKAVSNHLELLRLKLIVDEVEGFAHLRGMDIEEGGEGPRLTMRTQLPYRVSYLLVMLRKMLDEYDASDGSHRCVVSTEVIFDRIRLANKDGTNKARMKDEFSADLKKVKDMGFISPIPGDKERVEISRVIKAYVDAALVSSMAEQLEIYAEYANKRYGDSEGAPSE
- a CDS encoding DUF3375 domain-containing protein — encoded protein: MTYDDLRYYHKNNAAWKLLAATTAPLILGFFQRIIDKYSRNPVSRTDYLYELESYLGLLERDYPEESFQTPEKYLTQWSSGDRGWLDSFYPRGKDEPHYRMTAGIDSALQFLQAQLNPSYTATDTKLATLLRELENLVTQSEEDPTLRRKALRTQIKALQNQMNDIGENRMKMMDDRTVQDTYRHISSIANSLVTDIRSVTREFEELNKSIREQVAQAGENRAEIIRDILQFRGSIDNSPQGQSFHAFGRLLMNANQNASLQEHIGKIHSLAAVQKLDTSILDNFYFELLEANETAQKTLSYVAQSLRRFLEEQSTRESRRMHQLLNDIERLAITLAKHPPREFVLELEHRKLDISVPFDRPLFSPAAELKVEGVTDTAVDLPDLVDIIPETQMNLELLTRHIAIQLSKESQTSLQRLVEAYPVAGLEEIVGYFALVDSQFQGIILTEDGVDISWYDQAGNRRVARSVPNIIFYKPEDEETAP